From one Sorangium aterium genomic stretch:
- the lipB gene encoding lipoyl(octanoyl) transferase LipB — protein sequence MPNTSLRDLLQPAKGPTTTTEAPRPRRARAVWIGRRRYAPIHDLQKQLVEARAQGRMGDTILLLEHDPVITLGPRANPENVLLDARALDERDIDLVATGRGGDVTYHGPGQLVCYPLLDLRPDRCDVRRYVRSLAEVMILLAREHHVEAGVVDGMIGVWVDRAAPEAWGGAEWAREIAKLGAIGVRLSRWLTMHGFAFNIAVDLKAFELIVPCGIRDHGVTSLHQLTGRKLTVAEVALASAPQLARGLDLEVACVEDLSAVTDLAGALLTPEVAAAEGRSAP from the coding sequence ATGCCGAACACCTCGCTCCGCGACCTCCTTCAGCCCGCGAAGGGCCCGACGACGACCACCGAGGCGCCCCGGCCGAGGCGAGCGCGCGCCGTGTGGATCGGCCGGCGCCGCTACGCCCCGATCCACGATCTGCAGAAGCAGCTCGTCGAGGCGCGGGCGCAGGGGCGGATGGGCGACACGATCCTGCTCCTCGAGCACGATCCCGTGATCACGCTCGGCCCGCGCGCGAACCCCGAGAACGTGCTCCTCGACGCCCGCGCGCTCGACGAGCGCGACATCGACCTCGTCGCGACGGGGCGCGGGGGCGACGTCACCTACCACGGCCCCGGCCAGCTCGTGTGCTACCCGCTGCTCGATCTCAGGCCGGACCGCTGCGACGTGCGCAGGTACGTGCGCTCGCTCGCGGAGGTGATGATCCTGCTCGCGCGCGAGCACCACGTCGAGGCCGGCGTCGTCGACGGCATGATCGGCGTCTGGGTCGATCGCGCCGCCCCAGAGGCGTGGGGCGGCGCCGAGTGGGCGCGCGAGATCGCGAAGCTCGGCGCGATCGGCGTGCGCCTGTCGCGGTGGCTCACGATGCACGGCTTCGCCTTCAACATCGCGGTGGACCTCAAGGCGTTCGAGCTGATCGTGCCCTGCGGCATCCGAGATCACGGCGTGACGTCGCTCCACCAGCTCACCGGGCGGAAGCTCACCGTCGCCGAGGTCGCCCTCGCCAGCGCGCCGCAGCTCGCCCGCGGGCTCGATCTCGAGGTCGCCTGCGTCGAGGATCTGTCGGCGGTCACGGATCTCGCGGGCGCGCTCCTCACCCCGGAGGTCGCCGCCGCCGAGGGCCGGAGCGCGCCCTAG
- a CDS encoding HD domain-containing phosphohydrolase — translation MSTFPEDRPRILVVDDEKVIRDMLADFLGMEGYYVRTAEDGTSALSELTKGHYDLVISDLKMPRMGGIALLDEIGKTAPNALTVIMTGFGTVETAIDAMKRGAYDYVLKPFKLDEVVHVVQRGIEKQRMAAENIRLREAVSLYKVSEAIAASLSLDQVLETVADSCLHEVCGDLISTWLDDGEGGFFERQHLRGPSIPAGTDLGRLDPTLVIEHFRPDAQLLEQGMKGLRFFAADPALPLQSLVAVPLRIQKRLMGFLAVASFTRTRRFDEGQRKLLSIIGSRAAAAIENARLYQDLQATFQQTIEGLAKAIDKMDRYTSGHSDRVAVYAVMLAQRLGLGPHEIEIVRQSALMHDIGKIGCVLNLNKPGKLTNDEYEVFKRHPAYGRDILDPIKFLHPLIPGVHLHHERWDGRGYPLRMRGNEIPIIARIISVADTYDAMTSDRSYRRALPHEVAVTEIERCSGSQFDPEVAATFTTHIEAYRDERRARGDKVPE, via the coding sequence ATGTCCACGTTTCCAGAAGACCGCCCTCGCATCCTCGTCGTGGACGACGAGAAGGTCATCCGCGACATGCTGGCCGACTTCCTCGGCATGGAGGGCTACTACGTCCGCACGGCGGAGGACGGCACCAGCGCGCTGAGCGAGCTCACGAAGGGCCACTACGACCTCGTGATCAGCGACCTCAAGATGCCTCGGATGGGCGGCATCGCGCTGCTGGACGAGATCGGCAAGACGGCGCCGAACGCGCTCACGGTCATCATGACGGGCTTCGGCACCGTCGAGACCGCGATCGACGCGATGAAGCGCGGCGCCTACGACTACGTGCTCAAGCCGTTCAAGCTGGACGAGGTGGTGCACGTCGTCCAGCGCGGGATCGAGAAGCAACGGATGGCCGCCGAGAACATCCGGCTGCGCGAGGCGGTGTCGCTCTACAAGGTGAGCGAGGCCATCGCGGCGAGCCTCTCGCTCGACCAGGTGCTGGAGACCGTCGCCGACAGCTGCCTCCACGAGGTGTGCGGCGACCTCATCTCGACCTGGCTCGACGACGGCGAGGGGGGCTTCTTCGAGCGCCAGCACCTCCGCGGCCCGTCCATCCCGGCGGGCACCGACCTCGGGCGGCTCGACCCGACGCTCGTGATCGAGCACTTTCGCCCCGACGCGCAGCTCCTGGAGCAGGGCATGAAGGGGCTCAGGTTCTTCGCGGCGGATCCGGCGCTCCCGCTCCAGTCGCTCGTCGCCGTGCCGCTCCGCATCCAGAAGCGGCTCATGGGCTTCCTCGCCGTCGCGTCGTTCACGCGGACGAGGCGCTTCGACGAGGGGCAGCGCAAGCTGCTCAGCATCATCGGCTCGCGCGCCGCGGCGGCGATCGAGAACGCGCGCCTCTACCAGGATCTCCAGGCGACGTTCCAGCAGACGATCGAGGGCCTCGCCAAGGCGATCGACAAGATGGACCGCTACACGTCGGGCCACTCGGATCGGGTCGCCGTCTACGCCGTGATGCTGGCGCAGCGGCTCGGCCTCGGCCCGCACGAGATCGAGATCGTCCGGCAGAGCGCGCTCATGCACGACATCGGCAAGATCGGGTGCGTGCTCAACCTGAACAAGCCGGGCAAGCTCACGAACGACGAGTACGAGGTGTTCAAGCGGCACCCCGCCTACGGGCGGGACATCCTCGACCCGATCAAGTTCCTGCACCCGCTCATCCCCGGCGTGCACCTGCACCACGAGCGCTGGGACGGGCGCGGCTACCCGCTCCGGATGCGGGGCAACGAGATCCCGATCATCGCGCGCATCATCTCCGTGGCCGACACGTACGACGCCATGACGAGCGACCGCTCGTACCGACGCGCGCTCCCCCACGAGGTCGCGGTGACCGAGATCGAGCGGTGCTCGGGCTCGCAGTTCGACCCCGAGGTCGCGGCCACCTTCACGACGCACATCGAGGCCTACCGCGACGAGCGGCGGGCGCGGGGCGACAAGGTCCCGGAGTAG
- a CDS encoding pseudouridine synthase — protein sequence MRRTLKAGEIPNTLIECTHSVECAGCPLIAGDYAEQLGTKRARVVSAAAHYPSLGLVQTSSVIPADPITGYRGRAKLIVAASGAIGLYGRTGHHEVVDIPGCRVLTPALAAVTSRLRELIASPPPEVRPLLLPYDPARGGVLRALDLREVHLAPGTPLFAEVGATEDNPAFVLVTFVLQRERACTRDELREAGRAIRPMLPRVIGVAANFHDAEAPQILGPETTVLDGTAHAEDRIGQTYHIAAFGSFVQAHRAQAARVHALLLREIASLENDGPVIEGEAALGPASRRKEPPRILDLYGGSGAISLALAQGGNRVLMVESFAPAAANARAAAEAQGLSQRVEVRTGDVAEIVGSLVNSSEKFDGIVVNPPRRGVSPTAREAIARLGAPLLVYVSCDPDTLARDLDHFCRLGYSSTELTPLDMIPLTEEIETIAALRRTPPPAPKVIYDDDGVLVVEKGPHEPVATQPEYLGSLLARCARIPGSTTTPIIVHPLDPGTSGLVMLARSEEAAARWGEALTKTGRLIYLAAAKGVTPGKGAITRDLREGTRTYTARTRYRRLAVASGHSILRVIPDGGRTHQIRRHLAAIGHPILGDERYGHVPTNRYFEEKHGLDRSFVHLVRIEIEHPRTGVKMIIESTLPGDLRSALERSTGPSVLRFLEQKHALGEQRAVPVLTTTSDEPAPSSRMIPLRPEDAESAPPPSIRSPGPISIRVPDLDESPRTIRHPIISTGDED from the coding sequence GTGCGACGAACATTGAAGGCAGGCGAGATCCCGAACACGCTGATCGAGTGCACGCACTCGGTCGAGTGCGCGGGCTGTCCGCTCATCGCGGGTGATTACGCGGAGCAGCTCGGCACCAAGCGTGCGCGGGTCGTGTCCGCAGCCGCGCACTACCCATCGCTCGGGCTGGTCCAGACGAGCTCGGTCATCCCGGCCGATCCGATCACCGGCTACCGCGGTCGAGCGAAGCTCATCGTCGCCGCCTCCGGCGCGATCGGGCTGTACGGCCGCACGGGGCATCACGAGGTCGTCGACATCCCGGGCTGCCGGGTCCTCACCCCGGCCCTCGCCGCGGTCACCTCGCGGCTGCGCGAGCTGATCGCGTCGCCGCCGCCGGAGGTCCGGCCGCTGCTCCTCCCGTACGATCCAGCGAGGGGCGGCGTGCTCCGCGCCCTCGATCTGCGCGAGGTCCACCTCGCGCCCGGGACGCCGCTCTTCGCGGAGGTGGGAGCGACGGAGGACAACCCGGCGTTCGTGCTGGTCACGTTCGTCCTGCAGCGCGAGCGCGCGTGCACGCGCGACGAGCTGCGGGAGGCCGGCCGCGCCATCCGCCCGATGCTCCCGCGCGTCATCGGCGTCGCGGCGAACTTCCACGACGCGGAGGCGCCGCAGATCCTCGGGCCGGAGACGACCGTGCTCGACGGCACCGCGCACGCGGAGGACCGGATCGGGCAGACCTACCACATCGCCGCGTTCGGCTCGTTCGTGCAGGCGCACCGCGCGCAGGCCGCGCGCGTGCACGCCCTCCTGCTCCGCGAGATCGCGTCGCTCGAGAACGACGGGCCCGTCATCGAGGGAGAGGCCGCGCTCGGCCCCGCCTCCCGGCGCAAGGAGCCGCCGCGCATCCTCGATCTGTACGGGGGCTCGGGCGCGATCTCGCTCGCCCTGGCACAGGGCGGTAACCGCGTCCTGATGGTCGAGTCCTTCGCGCCCGCGGCGGCGAACGCTCGCGCCGCGGCCGAGGCCCAGGGCCTGAGCCAGCGCGTGGAGGTGCGCACCGGCGACGTCGCGGAGATCGTCGGCTCCCTCGTCAACAGCTCGGAGAAGTTCGACGGCATCGTGGTGAACCCGCCGCGCCGCGGCGTCTCCCCGACGGCGCGCGAGGCGATCGCGCGCCTCGGCGCGCCGCTGCTCGTCTACGTCTCGTGCGATCCCGACACGCTCGCGCGCGACCTCGATCACTTCTGCCGCCTCGGGTACTCGTCGACGGAGCTCACCCCGCTCGACATGATCCCGCTCACGGAGGAGATCGAGACGATCGCCGCGCTCCGCCGGACGCCCCCGCCCGCGCCGAAGGTCATCTACGACGACGACGGCGTGCTGGTCGTCGAGAAGGGCCCCCACGAGCCGGTGGCGACGCAGCCGGAGTACCTCGGCTCGCTGCTCGCCCGGTGCGCCCGCATCCCGGGCAGCACGACGACGCCCATCATCGTGCACCCGCTGGATCCGGGCACGAGCGGCCTGGTCATGCTCGCGCGGAGCGAGGAGGCGGCCGCGCGCTGGGGCGAGGCGCTCACGAAGACGGGGCGCCTCATCTACCTCGCCGCGGCCAAGGGCGTCACCCCGGGCAAGGGCGCGATCACCCGCGATCTCCGCGAAGGGACGCGCACGTACACGGCGCGCACGCGGTACCGCCGCCTCGCTGTCGCCTCGGGCCACTCGATCCTCCGCGTCATCCCGGACGGCGGGCGCACGCACCAGATCCGGCGGCACCTCGCCGCGATCGGGCACCCGATCCTCGGCGACGAGCGCTACGGCCACGTGCCCACGAACCGGTACTTCGAGGAGAAGCACGGGCTCGATCGCTCGTTCGTGCACCTCGTGCGCATCGAGATCGAGCACCCCCGCACCGGGGTGAAGATGATCATCGAGTCGACGCTGCCCGGGGATCTGCGCTCCGCGCTGGAGCGCTCGACGGGCCCCTCGGTCCTCCGCTTCCTCGAGCAGAAGCACGCCCTCGGCGAGCAGCGCGCCGTGCCCGTCCTGACGACCACGAGCGACGAGCCCGCGCCGAGCAGCAGGATGATCCCGCTGCGCCCCGAGGACGCGGAGTCCGCGCCTCCCCCCTCCATCCGCAGCCCCGGGCCCATCTCGATCCGCGTCCCGGATCTGGACGAGTCGCCCCGGACCATCCGGCACCCCATCATCTCGACCGGCGACGAGGACTGA
- the cyaY gene encoding iron donor protein CyaY, with the protein MSGEPLSEREFDDVADRSLRALDRAINEIPDGVEADLQSGILTLEFEDGIKYVVNSHRAARQVWMAAERAAWHFDYRPSEGRWVAQKSGDELWSTLETVLSRKLGRAVKLAR; encoded by the coding sequence ATGAGCGGAGAGCCCCTATCGGAGCGAGAGTTCGACGACGTGGCCGATCGGTCGCTGCGCGCGCTGGATCGAGCGATCAACGAGATCCCCGACGGCGTCGAGGCCGACCTGCAGAGCGGCATCCTCACCCTGGAGTTCGAGGACGGCATCAAGTACGTCGTCAACAGCCACCGCGCGGCGCGGCAGGTCTGGATGGCCGCCGAGCGGGCCGCGTGGCACTTCGACTACCGGCCGTCCGAGGGCCGCTGGGTGGCCCAGAAGTCGGGCGACGAGCTCTGGAGCACGCTCGAGACCGTGCTGTCCCGGAAGCTCGGCCGCGCCGTGAAGCTCGCTCGCTGA
- the phnY gene encoding phosphonoacetaldehyde dehydrogenase gives MGSMLSIDRPAFHFPCLIGGRPVSRDERILVRYPFTGEVIGSVPRLDEEAVLEALASASSGPPRLSRHERSEILLRAAAHIEAQAGAVARLITWESGLCLKDTAYEVRRAVDVLRFSAYEALRDDGQCLAFDISANGKPRRGYTLREPLRLVTAITPFNHPLNQVAHKVAPSVASGSSMVLKPSEKTPLSAIYLASVLYESGLPPGMLSVVTGDPAEIGRALVTHPAVELVSFTGGVEIGKRIAGLLGYRRAVLELGGNDPLIVLDDADLDEAVRLAAYGCYKNSGQRCTAVKRLIVSERVADELAGRLAAASAQIKVGDPLDPATDMGTVISEAAARQLEAAAEDTLARGARLLFGNERRGALYGPTVMDHVPRDAPSVQRETFGPHAPILRVRDIDEAIAVANGTSYGLSAGVCTNDMGRVHRLVRELRCGTVNVREVPGYRSELSPFGGIKDSGIGIKEGVVEAMKAMTNVKLYTVPWE, from the coding sequence ATGGGCTCGATGCTCTCAATCGATCGACCAGCGTTCCATTTTCCGTGCCTGATCGGGGGAAGACCGGTGAGCCGGGACGAGCGCATCCTCGTGCGCTACCCGTTCACGGGCGAGGTGATCGGCAGCGTGCCGAGGCTCGACGAGGAGGCGGTGCTGGAGGCGCTCGCGAGCGCGTCCTCCGGCCCGCCGCGGCTCTCTCGCCACGAGCGCAGCGAGATCCTGCTCCGCGCCGCGGCGCACATCGAGGCGCAGGCGGGGGCGGTGGCGCGGCTCATCACGTGGGAGAGCGGGCTCTGCCTCAAGGACACGGCCTACGAGGTGCGTCGCGCGGTCGACGTGCTCCGCTTCTCCGCGTACGAGGCGCTCCGCGACGACGGCCAGTGCCTCGCGTTCGACATCTCGGCGAACGGCAAGCCCCGGCGGGGCTACACGCTGCGCGAGCCGCTCCGCCTGGTGACGGCGATCACCCCGTTCAACCACCCGCTCAACCAGGTCGCCCACAAGGTCGCGCCGAGCGTCGCGAGCGGCAGCTCCATGGTGCTCAAGCCGTCGGAGAAGACGCCCCTCTCCGCGATCTACCTCGCGTCCGTGCTCTACGAGTCGGGGCTGCCGCCCGGCATGCTCAGCGTCGTGACCGGCGATCCGGCCGAGATCGGGCGGGCGCTCGTGACCCACCCGGCGGTGGAGCTCGTGAGCTTCACCGGCGGGGTCGAGATCGGCAAGCGCATCGCCGGCCTGCTCGGCTACCGGCGCGCGGTGCTCGAGCTCGGCGGCAACGACCCGCTCATCGTGCTCGACGACGCGGATCTCGACGAGGCCGTGCGGCTCGCGGCGTACGGCTGCTACAAGAACTCGGGGCAGCGCTGCACGGCGGTGAAGCGGCTCATCGTGAGCGAGCGCGTCGCCGACGAGCTCGCCGGGCGCCTCGCCGCCGCGTCGGCGCAGATCAAGGTGGGCGATCCGCTCGATCCGGCGACCGACATGGGGACGGTGATCTCCGAGGCCGCGGCGCGGCAGCTCGAGGCGGCGGCCGAGGACACGCTCGCGCGGGGCGCCCGGCTGCTGTTCGGGAACGAGCGCCGCGGGGCCCTGTACGGCCCCACCGTCATGGATCACGTCCCGCGGGACGCCCCCTCCGTGCAGCGCGAGACGTTCGGCCCGCACGCGCCCATCCTGCGGGTGAGGGACATCGACGAGGCGATCGCGGTGGCGAACGGGACGAGCTACGGCCTCTCGGCCGGCGTCTGCACGAACGACATGGGGCGCGTCCACCGGCTCGTGCGGGAGCTCCGCTGCGGCACGGTGAACGTGCGCGAGGTGCCGGGGTACCGGTCCGAGCTGTCGCCGTTCGGAGGGATCAAGGACAGCGGCATCGGGATCAAGGAGGGCGTCGTCGAGGCGATGAAGGCGATGACCAACGTGAAGCTCTACACCGTCCCCTGGGAGTGA
- the phnA gene encoding phosphonoacetate hydrolase has translation MIELGDRRYALPARKTVVFCVDGCGPEYLDQALADGLMPRLAGTLAAGGLYVRGRGQVPSFTNPNNVSIVTGQPPCVHGISGNYYLDAATGEEVPMNDPRFLRVPTLFEKMEQAGVRTLCVTAKDKLRALLGACREGGPRPISLSAEKAHEQAIPEHGIGSITAAVGRENPSIYDWDISHYAMEMGLALHERLSATLLYVSLTDYVQHKEPPRGPMSDRFYARFDALFGEYLDAGFVCGITADHGMNDKTAEDGSPNVRYLDDALREAGLSGFRVILPITDPYVVHHGALGSYATVYLGAPDDGARAAQILALIPGLELVLSREEAAQRFALPPDRIGDLVILGDRHTVLGKSAAYHDLSAVQRGLRSHGGLHEAEVPILASHPLRPGERAWLLGAEAAKEDEDAARGRPSALSNADVFDLVLNRLSTAMA, from the coding sequence ATGATCGAACTCGGCGATCGGCGCTACGCGCTGCCCGCGCGCAAGACGGTGGTGTTCTGCGTCGACGGCTGCGGGCCGGAGTACCTCGACCAGGCGCTCGCGGACGGGCTGATGCCGCGGCTCGCGGGCACGCTCGCCGCCGGCGGCCTGTACGTGCGCGGCCGAGGCCAGGTCCCCAGCTTCACGAACCCGAACAACGTGTCCATCGTGACCGGCCAGCCGCCGTGCGTGCACGGCATCTCGGGCAACTACTACCTCGACGCCGCCACGGGGGAGGAGGTGCCGATGAACGATCCCCGGTTCCTGCGGGTGCCGACGCTCTTCGAGAAGATGGAGCAGGCGGGCGTCAGGACCCTCTGCGTCACGGCCAAGGACAAGCTCCGCGCGCTCCTCGGCGCGTGCCGCGAGGGGGGCCCTCGCCCGATCTCGCTGTCGGCGGAGAAGGCGCACGAGCAGGCCATCCCGGAGCACGGGATCGGCTCGATCACCGCCGCGGTCGGCCGCGAGAACCCGTCGATCTACGACTGGGACATCTCCCACTACGCCATGGAAATGGGCCTCGCGCTCCACGAGCGGCTCTCGGCCACGCTGCTCTACGTGTCGCTGACCGACTACGTGCAGCACAAGGAGCCGCCGCGCGGACCGATGTCCGATCGGTTCTACGCCCGCTTCGACGCCCTCTTCGGCGAGTACCTCGACGCCGGCTTCGTCTGCGGCATCACCGCGGATCACGGCATGAACGACAAGACCGCGGAGGACGGCTCGCCGAACGTGCGCTACCTGGACGACGCGCTGCGCGAGGCCGGCCTCTCGGGCTTCCGCGTGATCCTGCCGATCACCGACCCGTACGTCGTGCACCACGGCGCGCTCGGGTCCTACGCGACCGTGTACCTCGGCGCGCCGGACGACGGCGCGCGCGCCGCTCAGATCCTGGCGCTGATCCCGGGCCTGGAGCTCGTCCTGAGCCGGGAGGAGGCCGCGCAGCGCTTCGCGCTGCCGCCGGATCGGATCGGCGACCTCGTGATCCTCGGCGATCGGCACACGGTGCTCGGCAAGAGCGCGGCCTACCACGACCTCTCCGCCGTGCAGCGCGGGCTCAGGTCGCACGGCGGCCTGCACGAGGCGGAGGTGCCGATCCTCGCGAGCCACCCGCTCCGGCCCGGAGAGCGCGCGTGGCTCCTCGGCGCTGAAGCGGCCAAGGAGGACGAGGACGCCGCGCGCGGCCGGCCGAGCGCGCTGTCGAACGCGGACGTCTTCGATCTGGTGCTCAACCGACTCTCGACCGCCATGGCCTAG
- the uppS gene encoding polyprenyl diphosphate synthase, producing MTSSNLPKHVAIILDGNGRWAAARGLPRMQGHRHGAQAVRLSVRACRDRGIPYLTLYAFSVANWSRPKDEIDALMRICQEFAEGEHDELIRRGIAVQVVGDLEDIPTPTRRAMEKLVEDTAGGTEMTLALALSYGGRRDMANAMRALAVRARAGLVIPEEINEKSLRNFLTTSSMPDPDLIIRTGGEKRLSDFLLFEAAYAELFFTDTLWPDFTEATFDEAVATYSRRQRRYGRTGEQVRRLDAST from the coding sequence ATGACGTCCAGCAATCTCCCCAAGCACGTCGCGATCATCCTCGATGGCAATGGCCGCTGGGCGGCGGCGCGGGGGCTGCCCCGCATGCAGGGGCACCGGCACGGGGCGCAGGCCGTGCGCCTCTCGGTGCGCGCCTGCCGCGATCGCGGCATCCCGTACCTCACGCTCTACGCGTTCAGCGTGGCGAACTGGTCGAGGCCCAAGGACGAGATCGACGCGCTGATGCGCATCTGCCAGGAGTTCGCCGAGGGGGAGCACGACGAGCTGATCCGTCGAGGGATCGCGGTGCAGGTGGTCGGCGATCTCGAGGACATCCCGACGCCGACGCGACGCGCGATGGAGAAGCTCGTGGAGGACACCGCCGGGGGCACCGAGATGACCCTGGCGCTCGCGCTGAGCTACGGCGGTCGCCGCGACATGGCGAACGCCATGCGCGCGCTCGCGGTCCGCGCGCGGGCCGGGCTGGTCATCCCGGAGGAGATCAACGAGAAGTCGCTCCGGAACTTCCTGACGACCAGCTCGATGCCGGATCCCGATCTCATCATCCGCACCGGCGGAGAGAAGCGGCTCAGCGACTTCCTGCTCTTCGAGGCCGCGTACGCGGAGCTGTTCTTCACCGACACGCTCTGGCCCGATTTCACCGAGGCGACGTTCGATGAGGCGGTCGCGACCTACAGCCGGCGACAGCGGCGTTACGGCCGGACCGGCGAGCAGGTCCGACGCCTCGATGCGTCGACCTGA
- a CDS encoding histidine kinase dimerization/phospho-acceptor domain-containing protein produces the protein MLRLVVTAAAAVSLILLVALFASRLVRARTAGMSIRMQIFIALGGIVGAFAFGLGLLVIDRIEARATLLAEGSARDEAAAFAAVAAMEMEVRGVDLAAVRALDGEAEGPTAQSIALLDPEGRVLRARGASPGEPGTVFVTAPIEVGGQRVGSVQVVKPTIVVQRMVADFAPPILVISTVLGAAAAISSFLIGRTIATPIEALTEFAVRVSEGEVRAATPPAQGREVQRLTRAIDSMRRQIEGRPFVETFAADLSHELKNPVAAIRASAEVLSEGALDDPEEAARFVARIREATTRIEALLGELLSLARLEARGVEQAAVVDLVAIAEAAAARARERGSRVELDAPSSAAVRGDEQWLSRALDNLLDNARTHGDAAAPVQIAVSRVGGQVAISIRNRGEIGRHVAGRLFRRFVTTRADRGGTGLGLAIVKAIAEAHSGSAECTHRGPPEVEFKLSLPGA, from the coding sequence ATGCTGCGCCTCGTCGTCACCGCGGCGGCGGCGGTCTCGCTCATCCTGCTCGTCGCGCTGTTCGCCTCCCGCCTCGTCCGCGCCCGGACGGCGGGGATGAGCATCCGGATGCAGATCTTCATCGCGCTCGGCGGCATCGTCGGCGCGTTCGCGTTCGGGCTCGGGCTGCTCGTCATCGATCGCATCGAGGCGCGCGCGACGCTGCTCGCCGAGGGCAGCGCGCGCGACGAGGCGGCCGCGTTCGCCGCCGTGGCCGCGATGGAGATGGAGGTGCGCGGCGTCGATCTCGCGGCCGTGCGCGCGCTCGACGGCGAGGCCGAGGGCCCGACCGCCCAGAGCATCGCGCTGCTCGATCCCGAGGGCCGCGTGCTCCGGGCGCGCGGCGCCTCGCCGGGCGAGCCCGGGACCGTCTTCGTGACCGCGCCCATCGAGGTCGGCGGCCAGCGCGTCGGCAGCGTGCAGGTCGTGAAGCCGACGATCGTCGTGCAGCGGATGGTCGCCGACTTCGCCCCGCCGATCCTCGTGATCAGCACGGTGCTCGGCGCCGCGGCCGCGATCTCGTCGTTCCTGATCGGCCGCACCATCGCGACCCCGATCGAGGCGCTCACCGAGTTCGCGGTGCGCGTGAGCGAGGGCGAGGTGCGCGCGGCGACGCCGCCCGCCCAGGGCCGCGAGGTCCAGCGGCTGACGCGCGCCATCGACTCGATGCGGCGGCAGATCGAGGGCCGCCCCTTCGTCGAGACGTTCGCCGCGGATCTCTCGCACGAGCTCAAGAACCCCGTCGCCGCGATCCGCGCGAGCGCCGAGGTGCTCTCCGAGGGCGCGCTCGACGACCCCGAGGAGGCCGCCCGCTTCGTCGCGCGCATCCGCGAGGCGACCACGCGGATCGAGGCGCTCCTCGGGGAGCTCCTGTCGCTCGCGCGCCTCGAGGCGCGCGGCGTGGAGCAGGCCGCGGTGGTCGACCTGGTCGCGATCGCGGAGGCCGCCGCGGCGCGGGCGCGAGAGCGCGGCAGCCGCGTCGAGCTCGACGCGCCGAGCTCGGCGGCGGTGCGCGGCGACGAGCAGTGGCTGTCGCGCGCCCTCGACAACCTGCTCGACAACGCGCGCACACACGGCGACGCCGCGGCCCCCGTCCAGATCGCCGTGTCTCGCGTGGGCGGACAGGTCGCCATCTCGATCCGCAACCGCGGCGAGATCGGGCGACACGTCGCGGGCCGCCTCTTCCGCCGCTTCGTGACGACCCGCGCCGACCGGGGCGGCACCGGCCTCGGCCTCGCGATCGTGAAGGCGATCGCCGAGGCCCACAGCGGCTCGGCCGAGTGCACCCACCGCGGGCCGCCCGAGGTCGAGTTCAAGCTCTCGCTGCCGGGGGCCTGA
- a CDS encoding winged helix-turn-helix domain-containing protein: protein MAKVLVVEDEPAIAESIAYFLRRDGFAATVATTLAAAEREIDNADLIILDLMLPDGSGFDLIGQARRSAARAAIIVLSSRDGEADRVAALETGADDYVTKPFSPREIVARVRAVLRRAARPSPSAAAPAPLPLVVDEATRRAYVSGQKVDLTRVEFDLLACMLAAPGRVFTRAQLIDRVWGDGFAITDRTIDSHVKGLRKKVVEAGGDADLIETVRGVGYRVADKPGPAEGGG from the coding sequence ATGGCCAAGGTCCTGGTCGTCGAGGATGAGCCGGCCATCGCCGAGTCGATCGCCTACTTCCTGCGCCGCGACGGGTTCGCGGCCACCGTCGCCACCACGCTCGCGGCCGCGGAGCGGGAGATCGACAACGCCGACCTCATCATCCTCGATCTCATGCTCCCCGACGGCAGCGGCTTCGACCTGATCGGCCAGGCGCGGCGGAGCGCGGCGCGCGCCGCGATCATCGTCCTGTCGAGCCGCGACGGCGAGGCCGACCGCGTCGCCGCGCTCGAGACCGGCGCCGACGACTACGTCACCAAGCCGTTCTCACCGCGGGAGATCGTGGCGCGGGTGCGGGCCGTCCTGCGCCGGGCCGCGCGGCCCTCGCCGTCCGCCGCCGCGCCGGCGCCGCTGCCGCTCGTCGTCGACGAGGCCACGCGGCGCGCGTACGTGAGCGGCCAGAAGGTCGACCTCACCCGCGTCGAGTTCGATCTGCTCGCCTGCATGCTCGCCGCGCCGGGCAGGGTCTTCACGCGCGCGCAGCTCATCGATCGCGTCTGGGGCGACGGGTTCGCGATCACCGACCGGACCATCGACTCGCACGTGAAGGGGCTCCGGAAGAAGGTCGTCGAGGCCGGCGGCGACGCCGACCTCATCGAGACGGTGCGCGGCGTCGGCTACCGCGTCGCGGACAAGCCGGGCCCCGCGGAAGGCGGCGGTTGA